Genomic DNA from Panthera leo isolate Ple1 chromosome E3, P.leo_Ple1_pat1.1, whole genome shotgun sequence:
CCTCCCGACCTGCTGCTCCTTTACATTCTCTGTTAATGACACCTTCGTTACCCAGAATCGCAGGTCAGAGAAACCTGTggttgtctctctttctgccatctGTCAGCCACCAACTGGGAAAATACTccatctctccccttccctcacagCTTCACTTCTTTCCCTGCACTATTGGAATAACCTCCTAATTGGTCTAACGTGATTCTTGTCCAGTCTAGCCGCCACACTGCAGCCAAGTGATTAATCTGAAATGCACATCCAGCCCAAGAAGATCCCTCAGTGGCTTTCCATCACCTGCTGATGGAGGCCATGCTCCCTGAACTGTGGCCACTGCCTCTCGTGAGCCCCTGTTGGCTCCACGGCCCCATCCCTTAGCTCTCTGCTCCTGCTTCAGCCTCCAGTAATAcctgtttatttccttcccaGTGTACCctctttaacttttcaaaaaatgtaacaCACACACTCCTCTAGCTTAGAGGAGTCTCCTAGTTCCCCTAGTTCAAGAAACTGCAGCTTTCTGCCTCCCATTTCTCTGTCCCCGGTGCCAAGCCTTTCAGCTACAGCTGGTTCTCCTGGTGCGTGTTTCTCTGTCTTGGAATTACATTGTGTTTTTGCTTCTGGACTCTTCACTCTTAGGCTTTGTCTTACCGGGGGAGATGAGTGTCAGCTCTTTCACCGGCTTCTGCCTCATGCCTCACTTTTGCATCCCTCCTTTTCCCAACAGAGTTGTGCGTTTTTGTTAGATCGATGCTCCTTAGGCTAGTCtcttagaaaaattattaaatacaatttgtgtatttctttattttacatgtattgaTGCTCTGGGGTTATGGTTGTTTTTTAAAGGAGCCCaggtcaacatttttttttaactcgttAATGAGGGAACTATTAAGATGTTATCAGTTTAAAGaagaatttaggggtgcctgggtggctcagttggttgaacgtctgactcttgatattggctcgggtcatgatctcatggtttgtgggtttgaacccctcatcggggtctctgctgtcagcacagagtctgcttcagatcctctgtccccctttctctttgcccctcccccacttgtgtatgCAGTCTTGCCcccaaaatagataaacgttaaaaaaaattttaaaggagaatttAGACAAAACATACGTTATCAGGAATGCCACAATGAAGTTACAAGTGGATGTAAAATTTGTCTGTATCAACAGGGGAATAATCATTTGCATTCCTCTGGACAAAACGTTTATTTCTTTGGATAAGAAATAAtttgccagggcgcctgggtggcccagtcgattgaaggtccaacttttggtttcagttcaggtcatgatcgtagggttgtgggattgagccccatgtcaggctcttcactgagcatggggcctgcttaggattctctctctctctccccctttgcctcCTCTGCcgcttgcatgctgtctctctcttaaaaaaaaaaaaaaaaaaaaaaaaaaaaattgccttctcACACCTGCCTTCTCATATTTTCTATAACTTACAGAGTTTGTGAAGCAGCTCAGAGAAAGGAGTAGGGCCCCGTAAACTTAGATAACCTTAAGGATGCACTGGACAGGGCACCCTGTCATTGGGTCTATTTCATGGCCTTTCACAGTCTTTCCTGACCTCTTTCCCGTTTGGAGCATAATGATGTCAAAGAAATATTGTTCTTGGTAACAGAAAAAGGCTGGTCCCATTAGGGTTGCAGGTGCAGCAAGAGTGTTAACCATATGGGCCACCTTGAGTTTGCTCTTGAACAACACTGAGGTCACAAATCAACTTCTGTCCTGAAGTTTTCATGCAGAATCTAAGattgggtgtttgtttgtttgtttgttatttgaaAGGGttcaagtgagcgaggggcagagagagaattccataaggggcagagagagagagaagcagggctcacttGAAGTGGGACTTGCGTTTTTACACCAATGGGGCTAGTGTTCACAAACCTagtggtttgttttcttgtttttgtgtcttgttttgttttttttacctgaaGCAGGACTTGAGTTCACCCTATgggggacttgaacttacaaaccatgagatcatgacttgagccacagtcagatgcctAAGCCCAAGAAACTTTCTCCTCCTTATTTTTACCTGTAGTACGTATAAAGTTGGGTAAATTATTCTCTTACCAAGGCTCCAAAATTTGCTGCGGTTCCTGACCTGCCAGCTGTTCCTTACCACCTTGAGGCCGTGATGTTGTATGCCAGGACCCCTCCACGCTGGCTTTTCCTGAGAGGGCTTTGTAGACATGAGATCCATAAATAAAGTTGACCTTGATTCCTTAAAAGTGGCTTGTCATGCCTGAGTCACTGAGAATCATTCTCAAATAGGACACACATCAGGTAAGGCCTTGGTTTGCGTAATTGAATCACTTAATTATATTCTGATTAGAGAGAGGACAAATTTTTATTGAACCTACAGAAATAACTAAATAGCTCTGAAAAGTACAAAGCCTAAGAgtgtatctttttcttatttttaagtaagtattTTTAGGAAACACTGCATTAATAAagtactgttttttttggtttgttttttaatattgttcTTTTTGTTATGATCTCTAATTGGTAGGTTGtcatcctgttttttttctttttaatgttttacttatttttgagagagagagagagagagagagagagagcgagcagcggagggacagagagagaaagggagacagaattcgatgcaggctccaggctctgagctgtcagcacagagcctgacgtgggtctcgaatccaccaaccgtgggatcatgacctgagctgaagtcagacgctcaactgactgagctgcccaggcgcccccatcctgtTTTCGATCAAAACGTAGGAATCCTTGGTACCAGAGACAGCTCAAGAGATCTTCATATTTGTCAGGAAACCGCCTGATGTGTGTAGGCTCTTTTAAGACTCTGTCTTCCTAATAACACGTTAATTTGGTTATCTTTTCCAGGTTCATATTGAGATCCATTGAAGGCCTTCTGCTGACTGACAAAGGCAGGTCATCAGGCTACCACACCAGAAAACACGCAGCatgagggacagagtgggggctCTGGGCACCCGCCCCGGGAAGGtgaagggggcaggaggggactcAGACAAGTTGCCGTGTGGACTTGAAGCAGCACAGGGGGAGAGCCCTTGCCCGTCCTCCCGGATGCACATGCCTGTGGATGACGTAGATGGAACTTCACAAAATGAGGAGTTGTCAACGGAAGTGAAAAATGCTCTGAGTGAGGTCAGCCTCTCGCTTCACAGTGGCAACAAAGCTCTTCCGTGTTTGAAAGAATCCTTAAGAAGTTCAGCTCCCGCGGCGGCCCAGAGCAAGACTGTGGATCTGTCCTGTGCTCCTGCGGGAGAGCATTGTGCTGGGGTGTcgtgttggggtgggggagctctGGCGAGGGGCTGGCCGGGAGGAGGGCCCAGGGCCAGCGACAGCCACAGAGGATGGTGCCACAAAGGAGAGCCTTGGGGGCCAGGACTGCCGTGCCTTCAGAAACGGTCAGAAGTGGGGATTTCTGAGGAGGACCCGCCAAGTGCTCTTCTAGAGGGGCGAGGCTCCGAGTCAGAACTGTCTTGCCTGCATCTCGTCCGGTCAACGCTGCTGCGCGCACGCCCCGAAGTATGCCTGACTGATGAGACAGAATGTGTTTTCCTTGGCCGTTCAAAGCCCGCGTTTTCAGAGCAAACAGAATACAAGAAAACGCTCTCACGTGTACGAAGTCCCTCAGCCGATCTGCAGACAACACCAGGGTTGCTGGCTCTACCGGCCTTGGAGGTCGCGAATCCGTTTTGCCGTAGTTAAGGTGCGAGCACAACAATAAAAGCagtgagattaattttaaaagctgtCTTAGGATGATTTCTTCGACACTGGTCTGGATGCCTGTTACGGGGCAGTGAGGTTCCTGCCTCAGTTggtgtgagcagaggaagtgGAAATGAAAGTCCTGGGAAGTTGTTGGTGCGGGAGGAGATTTTTGAGCCTCCTTTAAATTGTGCTCAAAACACATTGAGGATTGGGCTGCCACTTCAAGGAGAACATTAATACATCCCGTATCAGTATCAGGTTAGAACGTGAAGACTTCACAGAATTCTTTATGGATCTTCAGCACTCATTGCCAAGGGCTCCTGCCCCAGGTACTGTGTCCCCAGGCCGTCTGCTCGGCTGCTGTTTGTACAAGCCAGCCCCTCCGTAGTTGACAGCTGTCCCCGTTTCCGCATTCTGTAGAATAATTTTGGGCTGCAGCACAATTTGACTTCTATCCTCACGTCTCCTCTCCTTCCACTTGAAACGCCATGTAAATGGAGGCCCTACAGTGAAAGTTGCAATATTAAATGTACTTTTAGTATAGTCCTTTCTCAAACTGGGAGCCCTACCAGTGTCGCCTAAAATGAAAGCAAGCTTGGGACTTGTCTGCTGCAGCTCAGCTGGGGAGAGACGGACCTAGTGTTTCCCTTACAAGAAGGTTCCAGTTCCTAGGAGTGGAGGTATCTCTTATGCTAACATTTTTTCTGAGGTAACGCCTCTGGTTGTTGATAACTTCGATAAAGGTCACTTCAGAGCGTGGAGTTTTTAAGGAGTCCCAAAGTGAGACTTCACCGTTTTCGGGGCTATCAATTGCCTGTATCCGTTTGTGTGCTGTTTCAGTGTTTTGGGAAAGTGAAAAATGACAACTTGTTACTTAGCataataaatgtcttattttaagtGTGTATAGCCTTGGCTCCCCTTGTCTTTTATCAACGCTGCCTTCCTCGTACTGAGAAGTCTCTCGGCGCCAGTCCAGGTATGCTGCTGGTTTAGAAGACCAGAAGCAAAGCCTGAAAAACCGAGAAGCCAGGTCGGAACTCAGCTCTCACTTTCCTCCCAGGATATAGCGAGAGGTGCTGTGATTCTCTGGGGCGGTGCTCAC
This window encodes:
- the FAM220A gene encoding protein FAM220A; the encoded protein is MRDRVGALGTRPGKVKGAGGDSDKLPCGLEAAQGESPCPSSRMHMPVDDVDGTSQNEELSTEVKNALSEVSLSLHSGNKALPCLKESLRSSAPAAAQSKTVDLSCAPAGEHCAGVSCWGGGALARGWPGGGPRASDSHRGWCHKGEPWGPGLPCLQKRSEVGISEEDPPSALLEGRGSESELSCLHLVRSTLLRARPEVCLTDETECVFLGRSKPAFSEQTEYKKTLSRVRSPSADLQTTPGLLALPALEVANPFCRS